A window from Triticum aestivum cultivar Chinese Spring chromosome 6D, IWGSC CS RefSeq v2.1, whole genome shotgun sequence encodes these proteins:
- the LOC123141079 gene encoding 65-kDa microtubule-associated protein 3 isoform X1, with the protein MEPRRELLLRELRDAWDEVGEAEEDRWEALRALEEDCLAVYRAKVAQVRQQGARLRAEIAAALAELAALRAAVGDDPPSAARTSAGSLREELRAIAPELEEVRQRRDEMCRQFAEVTELIDRLRQEMRPGERPPPPFVDADPENLTMNRLQELRAHLRHLQSEKDNRIKKMAELTSSLHASSSVLGMDPQEITTSLQEAGAGAGDISDGAIARLESEAERLREAKRGRMQRLQDLVVAMLELWSLMDTPPEEQSRFQGVACNVAASEDEITEPGALSATAIGEVEAEVARLEGLKGRRMKDLLARKRGELREIRRRARIISAQEEEEDGGGDEVVSDDGCADAAERSLVLERLDARISEARDEEFSRKEVLERMEKWQVALEEESWLEEYNRNKNRYNVGKGMHLVRKRAEKARALVNKMPAMAEALMAKVVAWEKDRGAKFLYDGEGLLDMLEDYDNTRKEKEQEKKRQRDQRKLQGQSTVESPVARALQKNLKNVTRTLSMGGSKKMIVSASSSSLSSPRPITPSYLKSSFSPRRSDDGQMVSQDSFE; encoded by the exons ATGGAGCCCCGGCGCGAGCTGCTGCTGCGGGAGCTCCGGGACGCGTGGGACGAGgtcggcgaggcggaggaggaccGGTGGGAGGCGCTGCGGGCGCTCGAGGAGGACTGCCTCGCCGTCTACAGGGCCAAGGTCGCGCAGGTGAGGCAGCAAGGCGCGCGCCTGCGGGCGGAgatcgccgccgccctcgccgagctggccgccctccgcgccgccgtcggcGACGACCCGCCGAGTGCTGCCCGGACCAGCGCCGGGAGCCTCAGGGAGGAGCTGCGCGCGATCGcgccggagctggaggaggtgaggcaGCGGCGGGACGAGATGTGTCGGCAGTTCGCCGAGGTCACGGAGCTCATCGACCGGCTCCGGCAGGAGATGAGGCCCGGCGAACGGCCGCCCCCACCGTTCGTCGACGCCGACCCCGAGAACCTCACCATGAACAGGCTCCAGGAGCTCAGAGCGCACCTGCGGCATCTCCAATCCGAGAAG GACAATCGCATCAAGAAGATGGCAGAGCTCACGAGCTCCCTGCACGCGTCCTCCTCGGTTCTTGGCATGGATCCGCAAGAGATCACCACCAGCCTCCAAGAAGCAGGTGCCGGCGCCGGCGACATCAGCGACGGCGCGATCGCGAGGCTGGAATCGGAGGCGGAGAGGCTGAGGGAGGCTAAGCGTGGCAGAATGCAGAGGCTGCAGGACCTGGTGGTGGCCATGCTGGAGCTGTGGAGCCTGATGGACACGCCGCCAGAGGAGCAGAGCCGGTTCCAGGGCGTGGCCTGCAACGTCGCGGCCTCGGAGGACGAGATCACTGAGCCCGGCGCGCTCTCGGCCACCGCCATCGGCGAGGTCGAGGCcgaggtggcgcggctggagggcCTCAAGGGGCGCCGGATGAAGGACCTGCTGGCCAGGAAGCGCGGCGAGCTCAGGGAGATCCGGCGCCGCGCGCGCATCATCTccgcgcaggaggaggaggaggacggcggcggcgacgaggtcgtgtCCGACGACGGCTGCGCAGACGCGGCGGAGCGGTCGCTGGTGCTAGAGCGGCTGGATGCCCGGATCTCGGAGGCCAGGGACGAGGAGTTCAGCCGGAAGGAGGTGCTGGAGAGGATGGAGAAGTGGCAGGTGGCCCTCGAGGAGGAATCCTGGCTCGAGGAGTACAACAGG AACAAGAACAGATACAACGTGGGTAAAGGAATGCACCTCGTGCGGAAGCGCGCCGAGAAGGCGCGCGCCTTGGTCAACAAGATGCCAG CGATGGCGGAGGCCTTGATGGCGAAGGTGGTGGCCTGGGAGAAGGACAGAGGCGCCAAGTTCTTGTACGATGGT GAGGGGCTTTTGGACATGTTGGAGGACTACGATAACACGAGGAAGGAGAAAGAACAAGAGAAGAAGAGACAAAGG GACCAGAGGAAGCTGCAGGGGCAGAGCACGGTGGAGTCGCCGGTTGCCCGGGCACTTCAAAAGAACCTCAAGAACGTGACGAGGACATTGTCCATGGGAGGCAGCAAGAAGATGAtcgtgtcagcatcatcatcatcattgtcatcgcCGAGGCCAATCACACCGAGCTACCTCAAGTCTTCATTCTCGCCGCGAAGGAGCGACGATGGGCAGATGGTGTCGCAGGATTCTTTCGAGTGA
- the LOC123141079 gene encoding 65-kDa microtubule-associated protein 3 isoform X2 has product MEPRRELLLRELRDAWDEVGEAEEDRWEALRALEEDCLAVYRAKVAQVRQQGARLRAEIAAALAELAALRAAVGDDPPSAARTSAGSLREELRAIAPELEEVRQRRDEMCRQFAEVTELIDRLRQEMRPGERPPPPFVDADPENLTMNRLQELRAHLRHLQSEKDNRIKKMAELTSSLHASSSVLGMDPQEITTSLQEAGAGAGDISDGAIARLESEAERLREAKRGRMQRLQDLVVAMLELWSLMDTPPEEQSRFQGVACNVAASEDEITEPGALSATAIGEVEAEVARLEGLKGRRMKDLLARKRGELREIRRRARIISAQEEEEDGGGDEVVSDDGCADAAERSLVLERLDARISEARDEEFSRKEVLERMEKWQVALEEESWLEEYNRNKNRYNVGKGMHLVRKRAEKARALVNKMPAMAEALMAKVVAWEKDRGAKFLRGFWTCWRTTITRGRRKNKRRRDKGTRGSCRGRARWSRRLPGHFKRTSRT; this is encoded by the exons ATGGAGCCCCGGCGCGAGCTGCTGCTGCGGGAGCTCCGGGACGCGTGGGACGAGgtcggcgaggcggaggaggaccGGTGGGAGGCGCTGCGGGCGCTCGAGGAGGACTGCCTCGCCGTCTACAGGGCCAAGGTCGCGCAGGTGAGGCAGCAAGGCGCGCGCCTGCGGGCGGAgatcgccgccgccctcgccgagctggccgccctccgcgccgccgtcggcGACGACCCGCCGAGTGCTGCCCGGACCAGCGCCGGGAGCCTCAGGGAGGAGCTGCGCGCGATCGcgccggagctggaggaggtgaggcaGCGGCGGGACGAGATGTGTCGGCAGTTCGCCGAGGTCACGGAGCTCATCGACCGGCTCCGGCAGGAGATGAGGCCCGGCGAACGGCCGCCCCCACCGTTCGTCGACGCCGACCCCGAGAACCTCACCATGAACAGGCTCCAGGAGCTCAGAGCGCACCTGCGGCATCTCCAATCCGAGAAG GACAATCGCATCAAGAAGATGGCAGAGCTCACGAGCTCCCTGCACGCGTCCTCCTCGGTTCTTGGCATGGATCCGCAAGAGATCACCACCAGCCTCCAAGAAGCAGGTGCCGGCGCCGGCGACATCAGCGACGGCGCGATCGCGAGGCTGGAATCGGAGGCGGAGAGGCTGAGGGAGGCTAAGCGTGGCAGAATGCAGAGGCTGCAGGACCTGGTGGTGGCCATGCTGGAGCTGTGGAGCCTGATGGACACGCCGCCAGAGGAGCAGAGCCGGTTCCAGGGCGTGGCCTGCAACGTCGCGGCCTCGGAGGACGAGATCACTGAGCCCGGCGCGCTCTCGGCCACCGCCATCGGCGAGGTCGAGGCcgaggtggcgcggctggagggcCTCAAGGGGCGCCGGATGAAGGACCTGCTGGCCAGGAAGCGCGGCGAGCTCAGGGAGATCCGGCGCCGCGCGCGCATCATCTccgcgcaggaggaggaggaggacggcggcggcgacgaggtcgtgtCCGACGACGGCTGCGCAGACGCGGCGGAGCGGTCGCTGGTGCTAGAGCGGCTGGATGCCCGGATCTCGGAGGCCAGGGACGAGGAGTTCAGCCGGAAGGAGGTGCTGGAGAGGATGGAGAAGTGGCAGGTGGCCCTCGAGGAGGAATCCTGGCTCGAGGAGTACAACAGG AACAAGAACAGATACAACGTGGGTAAAGGAATGCACCTCGTGCGGAAGCGCGCCGAGAAGGCGCGCGCCTTGGTCAACAAGATGCCAG CGATGGCGGAGGCCTTGATGGCGAAGGTGGTGGCCTGGGAGAAGGACAGAGGCGCCAAGTTCTT GAGGGGCTTTTGGACATGTTGGAGGACTACGATAACACGAGGAAGGAGAAAGAACAAGAGAAGAAGAGACAAAGG GACCAGAGGAAGCTGCAGGGGCAGAGCACGGTGGAGTCGCCGGTTGCCCGGGCACTTCAAAAGAACCTCAAGAACGTGA